A portion of the Rubritalea squalenifaciens DSM 18772 genome contains these proteins:
- a CDS encoding RNA polymerase sigma factor, translating into MNSHIIDFPGGVYSPGLRREDEEGALLSKAREQQCIQYAQQGHEPSFRLLMEMHEERVYQLCRRLLGCPDDAMEACQDVFVKAYRALPDFDGKSSLSTWLYRIAVNHCRDDWKSAGRRFRQKCLAFLISHGGKEETQGARLDSRDDLRLLEEGMQSLPSKYRAVLILTSVEGMSHEECAECLGCSVKAVEGRLYRARKRLEVWWQSQP; encoded by the coding sequence ATGAACAGCCACATCATTGATTTTCCCGGTGGAGTGTACTCACCTGGCCTGAGAAGGGAAGATGAGGAGGGGGCACTACTCAGTAAGGCACGGGAACAACAGTGTATTCAGTATGCACAACAAGGGCATGAACCGTCATTCCGGCTGCTGATGGAAATGCATGAGGAGCGGGTCTATCAACTTTGTCGGCGGCTGCTTGGTTGTCCCGATGATGCGATGGAGGCCTGCCAAGACGTCTTTGTAAAAGCCTATCGTGCTCTGCCGGACTTTGATGGGAAGTCGAGCTTGTCGACCTGGCTCTATCGTATCGCCGTGAACCATTGCCGGGATGACTGGAAGAGTGCCGGGAGGCGGTTCCGGCAGAAGTGTTTGGCGTTTCTGATATCTCATGGGGGAAAGGAAGAGACCCAAGGGGCACGGCTGGACAGCAGAGATGATTTGAGGCTGCTGGAGGAGGGGATGCAAAGCTTGCCTTCAAAGTATCGGGCTGTCCTAATATTAACCAGTGTGGAAGGGATGAGTCACGAAGAGTGCGCTGAGTGCCTGGGGTGCTCGGTCAAGGCGGTTGAGGGGAGGCTCTATCGTGCACGCAAGCGCCTAGAGGTATGGTGGCAAAGTCAGCCATGA
- a CDS encoding dihydrofolate reductase, producing the protein MSANKLIGMVAMTSNRVIGKGNDLPWHLPEDLKLFKKTTSGHPIVMGRKTYDSIGRPLPNRQNIVITRDKGWSAEGVEVIHAPEDIHQLELMASEVYIIGGAQIYEAFLPHLSELLVSRVFEDYEGDTYFPEFEGYFVGYDIEQVFEAFELRRYYKE; encoded by the coding sequence ATGTCTGCGAACAAACTGATTGGCATGGTTGCCATGACTTCAAACCGGGTGATTGGTAAAGGGAATGATCTCCCTTGGCATCTCCCAGAGGATTTGAAGCTCTTTAAGAAGACCACCAGCGGTCATCCCATTGTGATGGGGCGCAAGACTTATGATTCTATCGGCAGACCCCTGCCGAACAGGCAGAACATCGTGATTACCCGGGACAAGGGTTGGAGTGCCGAGGGAGTCGAGGTGATTCATGCGCCGGAGGATATTCACCAGCTCGAGCTGATGGCTTCAGAGGTGTACATCATCGGTGGCGCTCAGATCTATGAGGCCTTTTTGCCGCACTTGTCCGAGCTCTTGGTCTCCCGTGTCTTTGAAGACTATGAGGGAGATACCTATTTCCCGGAGTTCGAAGGCTACTTTGTGGGCTACGACATCGAGCAGGTCTTTGAGGCGTTTGAACTGCGCCGCTATTATAAAGAGTAA
- a CDS encoding periplasmic heavy metal sensor, translating into MMRKPRFIILVALVAFIAGALGCWFALHWHARSEHGHGAGGENFHAWIHENLELSEQQEKEMHASEAAFHKKEAQLLKEQGEAKAALAHAVWEHGKGSPELETAIQRVNHIQGEMQRASLDHFFEMKEYLEPEQAEKMLQWLHDGIQHEHEQPHH; encoded by the coding sequence ATGATGAGAAAGCCGAGATTTATCATTCTCGTGGCACTGGTTGCTTTTATAGCTGGTGCCTTAGGTTGTTGGTTTGCGCTTCATTGGCATGCGAGAAGTGAGCATGGACATGGTGCAGGTGGTGAGAACTTCCATGCTTGGATCCACGAGAACCTTGAACTCAGTGAGCAGCAGGAGAAGGAGATGCATGCGTCTGAGGCTGCTTTTCATAAGAAGGAGGCCCAGCTGCTGAAGGAGCAGGGAGAGGCTAAGGCCGCTTTGGCCCATGCTGTGTGGGAGCATGGCAAAGGGAGTCCGGAGCTAGAAACGGCGATCCAGAGGGTGAATCATATCCAGGGGGAGATGCAGCGGGCTTCATTGGATCATTTCTTTGAGATGAAAGAGTACCTGGAGCCCGAGCAAGCGGAGAAGATGCTCCAGTGGTTACACGATGGAATACAGCATGAGCATGAACAGCCACATCATTGA